One window of Amaranthus tricolor cultivar Red isolate AtriRed21 chromosome 13, ASM2621246v1, whole genome shotgun sequence genomic DNA carries:
- the LOC130797560 gene encoding uncharacterized protein LOC130797560, protein MEKMRPKSEVKRAQYSTSSTRSRSSSLRTRTSKTSPPSASLIDQSATELITEFEEIQLADNSEYNPRSFPYSVKQQCWEKAEKVKGRDPSRWRRDPLGNIVFRKLVGCPGCLCHDYDHILPYSKGGKSTLENCQVLQATVNRSKGNRTDISRAELIQRSSYCRVSDRDMDLLELSAYGNTRRGEDSGGCRIQ, encoded by the exons atggaGAAAATGAGACCAAAAAGCGAGGTGAAAAGAGCTCAATACTCCACATCTTCAACAAGAAGCAGATCATCCTCACTACGGACACGCACCTCCAAAACTTCTCCTCCTTCAGCTTCACTCATAGATCAATCTGCAACTGAGTTAATAACTgagtttgaagaaattcaactcGCTGACAATTCTGAATACAACCCACGAAGTTTTCCTTACAGTGTGAAACAACAATGTTGGGAGAAGGCGGAGAAAGTGAAAGGAAGAGACCCAAGTCGTTGGAGGAGAGACCCACTTGGGAATATTGTTTTTAGGAAGCTTGTTGGTTGCCCTGGTTGCTTGTGCCATGATTATGATCACATTCTTCCTTACTCCAAG GGTGGAAAGAGTACTCTGGAGAATTGTCAAGTTTTACAG GCTACTGTTAATCGCTCTAAGGGGAATCGGACTGACATATCCCGGGCAGAGCTCATACAAAGGAGCTCATATTGCCGAGTTTCAG ATCGTGATATGGACCTCCTGGAATTGTCGGCATATGGTAATACTCGTCGAGGAGAAGATTCAGGTGGATGTAGGATTCAGTAG